AACACGATCATGAGACCCACGCCGCCCCACCGGGACAGTGCCCGGATCCGTCTTGTGCCGTCCCGCGCGTCCCCGCCGTATCTCCCCAGGTCACAGCGGTGCGCGCTGGGACGGCATGGCACAACAGTCCCGTCCCGCCCCCGGCCGGGACGGCAGGGGAACGCCACGGCCGTCGGCCGTGACGCCACACCGGAGCACCTGCCGTCCCTGCCCTGACCTGCGCTTGCAACGGCCAAGACGGCTAATACGGACCACCGCGACCCGAGGAGAACCCGCTTGCCCCACCCCACCACCATCCGGCACCAGATCACCAACGCGACGACGCAGGGCCAGGGGGTGATGAAGCACACGGCTGAGCGGTATGCGCTCGTGGCCGCTGGCGCCGTCATCGTGGCCCTGACCACCGGGGCGTTCTGGCTCTCCTACGCGCATCTCGCCGAGGTCGCAGGAAAGCACGGACTGGGCGGCTCACCCGTCCGTCAATGGGCCTGGCCGGCGACCCTGGACGCGTTCATTGTCGCGGGCGAACTCCTCATGCTCCGCGCCGGTCTGCGCAGGGTCACCGACGGATGGGCCATCGCCGTGACCGCCACCGGATCGGTCGGCTCCATCGCCCTCAACGTCGCAGGCGTCAGCGGCACCGACAACACCAACGCCGTGCCGCTGCTTGACTACGTGGTCGCCGCGGTCCCGCCCACCGCAGCCCTGCTCGCTTTCGGTGTCCTGATGCGGCAGATCCACCAGCTCGTCGACCAACCCACAGGCCATCCGGACACGGTTTCCGACCAGCCTCCCGGCCTGCCGACCACCGCGTCCGCCGAGACGCCGGAATCACCGGCCCCGGTGGTGGAGAGCAAGCCGCGCGGTGGCCGTCCGGCGAAAGCCCCGGTCGAGGAGCTTGTGGAGATCGGCCGGACCGCTCTCGCTGAGCACGGCAAGCTCAGCCGGTCCCTTCTCCGGAAGGCCATCAAGGACAGGGACTTGACGATCGGCAGTGAGCGGCAGACCGAGGTGATGGACATCCTCCGGCCTGAGATCGAAGCCGGAGCCGGGTCCGGTCAGGACAGCGGGTGACCGGAATCCCAACGGGGTGACCGGAACCCCTTCCGGTCACCCCGACCAGCCGACCACCCGCACTCGTTGCCCCCGTCCACAGCTGTGGATATCGCGCCTGACCACAGCAGCCGCCCGCCCTTCCCTGTGGACCACCCGCCCTGCCCCGCCCACTTTCGGAGAACCGTTCGTGACCTACCGCCCGCACCGCCCCGACCACACCCCCGACGAGCCGACGACAC
The nucleotide sequence above comes from Streptomyces sp. NBC_01716. Encoded proteins:
- a CDS encoding DUF2637 domain-containing protein, yielding MKHTAERYALVAAGAVIVALTTGAFWLSYAHLAEVAGKHGLGGSPVRQWAWPATLDAFIVAGELLMLRAGLRRVTDGWAIAVTATGSVGSIALNVAGVSGTDNTNAVPLLDYVVAAVPPTAALLAFGVLMRQIHQLVDQPTGHPDTVSDQPPGLPTTASAETPESPAPVVESKPRGGRPAKAPVEELVEIGRTALAEHGKLSRSLLRKAIKDRDLTIGSERQTEVMDILRPEIEAGAGSGQDSG